In the Podospora pseudocomata strain CBS 415.72m chromosome 5, whole genome shotgun sequence genome, one interval contains:
- a CDS encoding hypothetical protein (EggNog:ENOG503PSNW) yields MSPTDSDIEVMADFKMVPDTLFWEMPGFLFDAETVEEIQEHKKKIWKALICPDYTSVPKGSRNRANPEEITKTRVQNNIALFFRALLFFSDHHPSPSYWKDLSPDTFSGCGETTIKLLEGIFVHARRAYADLKGRRRRSNVAMYADKYISFLDSAGGDVSTSDLSKVELRDSWAELKKKGALFNLAQHRPNDVEDDSTDEEPLTLPGESLEQHKSKKRKKTTSGPVTPRKWTRRSSVSGPSKPSADPAKPSTGPSRTGPSTSSTRPSIRSVRVVSPSSSPPTLRFDSSVGLSSEISTAETVSSPILGSALANNGDTQREPLKKVHQRMRVIDITIGEHSDILASHTNAIESLRADIGLHKGGKAAGLVSTVAEAVAGVLEKKKQSYITHVAAAKVNAAKGPLEEKLATLDSKILDYVGKVAVAESKRSDMETKLDRVSKKLELMGSTSGHEKLQKKVKRYRDDHKSLARDVTSRLLKLERNVDRSGPAGAAEESEEDEDRQNHARSNDSRFSMLEKQIADLKQVNVSLTKRVADLEKGNEARQRRDNYYSRDNYDNRDSHQRRDSYNTSMVGLNRGSRPNGQMNNSQGIRRFAEERDGIVEFEG; encoded by the exons ATGAGCCCGACCGACTCGGATATCGAAGTCATGGCGGACTTCAAGATGGTTCCTGACACTCTTTTTTGGGAGATGCCAGGCTTCCTGTTTGATGCCGAGACTGTTGAAGAGATCCAAGAACATAAGAAAAAGATCTGGAAGGCCTTGATATGCCCTGACTACACCAGTGTGCCGAAGGGGTCTCGGAATCGCGCCAACCCCGAGGAAATCACCAAAACCAGAGTGCAAAACAATATCGCCTTGTTCTTTCGGGCTCTTTTGTTCTTCTCTGATCAccatccctcaccctcataCTGGAAAGACCTGTCCCCAGACACCTTCTCAGGATGTGGAGAGACGACTATCAAGCTGCTGGAAGGGATCTTTGTCCACGCGCGCAGGGCTTACGCAGATTTGAAAGGGCGCCGGAGACGATCCAATGTCGCCATGTATGCTGATAAGTACATCAGCTTCCTCGACTCGGCTGGAGGGGACGTTTCCACATCAGATCTCTCCAAGGTTGAGCTTCGCGATAGTTGGGCCGAGCTCAAAAAGAAGGGCGCGCTCTTCAATTTAGCTCAGCACAGGCCGAATGATGTCGAAGACGACAGCACAGACGAGGAGCCACTCACATTGCCTGGGGAGAGCCTCGAGCAGCACAAGTCTAAAAAGCGCAAGAAGACTACATCGGGGCCAGTGACGCCTCGAAAGTGGACACGACGTTCATCGGTGTCTGGGCCTTCCAAACCGTCGGCAGACCCTGCAAAACCATCGACCGGCCCTTCAAGAACAGGCCCTTCAACATCGTCGACACGCCCTTCGATCCGCTCAGTGAGGGTCGTctctccatcatcgtcaccgcCAACACTGCGATTCGACTCCTCCGTGGGGCTGAGTTCAGAAATATCCACGGCCGAGACCGTCAGTTCCCCAATCCTTGGCTCAGCGCTGGCCAATAATGGGGATACCCAGCGCGAGCCGCTCAAAAAGGTCCACCAGCGTATGAGGGTCATCGACATCACAATTGGTGAACATTCAGACATCCTCGCATCCCACACTAACGCGATCGAGAGCCTGAGGGCAGATATTGGCCTTCACAAAGGAGGCAAAGCCGCTGGACTTGTGTCCACTGTGGCGGAGGCGGTTGCCGGGGTCttggagaaaaagaagcagtCGTACATCACACATGTGGCAGCCGCTAAAGTGAATGCTGCCAAAGGGCCCTTGGAAGAGAAGCTTGCCACCCTTGATTCCAAGATTCTGGACTATGTCGGGAAGGTCGCCGTGGCCGAGTCCAAGCGCAGCGACATGGAAACAAAGCTCGACAGGGTCAGCAAGAAACTGGAGCTGATGGGCAGTACCTCCGGGCATGAGAAGCTCCAGAAGAAGGTGAAGCGGTACCGCGATGATCATAAGAGCCTCGCGCGAGATGTGACCTCCCGGCTGTTGAAGTTGGAGCGAAATGTCGACAGATCAGGACCCGCCGGTGCTGCGGAAGAgtccgaggaggacgaggatcgCCAGAATCACGCTCGGTCTAACGACTCCCGCTTCTCCATGTTAGAGAAGCAGATCGCAGACCTGAAGCAGGTCAACGTTAGTCTAACTAAGAGGGTCGCTGACCTCGAGAAGGGCAACGAAGCTAGACAGCGCAGGGACAACTACTACAGCAGGGACAACTACGACAACAGGGACAGCCATCAGAGGAGGGACAGTTACAACACGAGCATGGTAGGGTTGAACCGTGGATCGAGGCCCAATGGCCAGATGAACAACAGCCAGGGCATCAGGCGTT TTGCTGAGGAAAGGGATGGCATCGTGGAGTTTGAAGGCTAA
- the COX23 gene encoding Mitochondrial copper homeostasis protein (COG:O; EggNog:ENOG503P6XV), translating into MASTGGSTREPWTGETKSKFNGKDRSEFLDPCQEAATKSIRCLHRNQGDRTMCSDYFQAYRDCKKIWIEKRRIESKRGGNA; encoded by the exons ATGGCGTCCACCGGAGGTAGCACCAGGGAGCCCTGGACCGGCGAGACAAAGTCCAAGTTTAACGG CAAAGACAGAAGCGAGTTCCTCGATccatgccaggaggctgccaCGAAAAGCATCCGGTGTCTGCACCGCAACCAGGGTGACCGAACCATGTGCTCCGATTACTTCCA GGCATACAGAGATTGCAAGAAGATTTGG ATCGAGAAGCGCAGGATAGAGAGCAAACGAGGAGGCAATGCTTAA